A single region of the Pararhodospirillum photometricum DSM 122 genome encodes:
- a CDS encoding ATP-binding protein: MISNGSGEQGFRALVEAATDAILVIGSSGDILYANDAAGDLFRQTPATLHGAPFGYPVVLGQTVEVDLPAAEGVRIAEMRVSSVCWEGGPAAVAILRDVSERVTLTAYLRDRLHLEELMLDISAGFARATLADEEEVSGRALTRIAAYLHADHACLVVWQDDGDIRLTACHPGPPRAMTKVAFLPLLRAVVLSARGRIDPRPFERGREGEPNEAVQALLQRANMAWLGLLPLAAGHEEVGWLLVMRARPPDPDGVGSDLDVLRPVAAVLVDSLRRLRAEALLNDVLAKQAAVFQQAVEGLVLVRQGRILRANQAMAQMLGYPVDALVGMETRALFASDEGYDALEPPASLANGQVFTGEHLFQRRSGERFWVELKGVHVDTFSDPPDAVWVLRDISEQREERRRKEQLIDELRRSNAELERFAFITSHDLKEPVRMVASYVNLLSRRYGERLDEEGREFLAFALEGARRIHQMIEGILDYARIEKAGADVEAVSLMESVQRVQEDLKDSLRESGAHLDVDPLPSVLGVTSEIDRLFANLIGNAIKFAKPKEAPVIRITCVPEDEATWHLKVSDQGIGIPARDRERVFDLFWRLHARENFDGNGLGLAIVKRIVERRGGHIWLDSRENDGTTVHVLLPAVPGREA, from the coding sequence ATGATCTCCAACGGCTCGGGGGAACAGGGCTTCCGGGCGTTGGTCGAAGCGGCCACCGATGCCATCTTGGTGATTGGCAGCAGTGGTGACATTTTATATGCCAATGACGCCGCTGGAGACTTGTTCCGCCAGACCCCGGCGACTCTCCACGGAGCACCCTTTGGGTATCCCGTGGTGCTGGGTCAGACCGTCGAAGTCGATCTCCCAGCGGCAGAGGGCGTGCGCATCGCCGAGATGCGGGTTTCTTCCGTATGCTGGGAGGGAGGGCCGGCTGCCGTCGCCATTTTACGCGATGTGAGTGAGCGGGTGACCCTGACCGCGTATTTGCGCGATCGCCTGCATCTGGAAGAGCTGATGCTCGATATTTCAGCCGGCTTCGCCCGGGCGACGCTGGCCGACGAAGAGGAAGTCAGCGGCCGGGCCCTGACCCGTATTGCCGCCTATCTCCACGCCGATCACGCCTGCCTCGTCGTCTGGCAGGACGACGGTGATATTCGCTTGACAGCCTGCCATCCCGGGCCGCCGCGCGCCATGACCAAAGTTGCGTTTTTGCCGCTTCTGCGGGCCGTGGTCCTGAGTGCGCGGGGACGGATCGATCCGCGGCCCTTTGAACGAGGCAGGGAGGGGGAGCCAAACGAGGCGGTTCAGGCGCTTCTTCAGCGCGCCAACATGGCGTGGCTGGGCCTGCTGCCCCTTGCCGCCGGCCACGAAGAGGTGGGTTGGTTGCTGGTAATGCGCGCGCGCCCTCCCGACCCCGACGGGGTGGGAAGTGACCTGGATGTGTTGCGCCCCGTGGCGGCAGTGCTGGTCGATTCCTTGCGGCGCCTGCGGGCCGAGGCCTTGCTCAACGATGTTCTGGCCAAACAAGCCGCGGTGTTTCAGCAGGCCGTCGAGGGGCTCGTTTTGGTGCGTCAGGGCCGCATCCTGCGGGCCAACCAAGCCATGGCCCAGATGCTGGGCTATCCAGTGGACGCCCTGGTGGGGATGGAAACCCGCGCCTTGTTTGCTTCCGACGAAGGGTACGACGCCCTGGAGCCCCCAGCCTCCCTCGCCAACGGGCAGGTGTTCACGGGGGAGCACCTGTTTCAGCGCCGCTCGGGCGAGCGCTTTTGGGTGGAGCTCAAGGGCGTTCACGTGGATACCTTCAGCGATCCCCCAGATGCGGTATGGGTGTTGCGCGACATCAGCGAGCAGCGCGAGGAGCGTCGTCGCAAGGAGCAGTTGATCGATGAGCTGCGCCGCTCCAACGCCGAACTGGAGCGCTTCGCCTTCATCACCTCCCATGATCTCAAAGAGCCGGTGCGCATGGTGGCGTCTTACGTCAACCTGTTAAGCCGGCGCTATGGCGAGCGCCTGGATGAGGAAGGCCGGGAGTTCCTCGCCTTTGCCCTGGAAGGCGCTCGCCGCATTCATCAAATGATTGAGGGGATCTTGGACTATGCCCGGATCGAAAAAGCCGGCGCCGATGTCGAGGCCGTCAGTTTGATGGAGAGCGTGCAACGCGTCCAGGAGGATCTCAAGGATAGCCTGCGGGAGTCCGGGGCCCATCTCGACGTGGACCCCTTGCCCTCGGTGCTGGGCGTCACCTCCGAGATCGACCGCCTGTTCGCCAACCTCATCGGCAACGCCATCAAGTTTGCCAAGCCTAAGGAAGCACCGGTGATTCGCATTACCTGCGTGCCAGAAGACGAGGCAACGTGGCACCTGAAGGTCAGCGATCAGGGCATCGGCATCCCCGCGCGCGACCGCGAACGGGTGTTCGATCTGTTCTGGCGGCTGCATGCCCGCGAAAATTTCGACGGCAATGGGCTGGGGCTGGCCATCGTCAAGCGCATCGTCGAACGCCGGGGCGGGCATATCTGGCTCGACTCTCGGGAAAATGACGGAACAACCGTCCATGTCCTCCTGCCGGCGGTTCCGGGGCGGGAGGCGTAG
- the kaiC gene encoding circadian clock protein KaiC — MKQPSANEIEKQSTGIPGFDLIAYGGLPKGRTTLLVGTAGSAKTIFSVQFLAAGIEQFGQGAVFVTFEEMLDDIRHNVAGFGWNIERWEAEGNWAFVDAAPRPLDDGEIVGAFDLGALLARIEHAVRTTNAKRVVLDSLGAVFIRLGEASTLRNELLRISAALKVMGVTTIMTAERESDEGPLTRQGIEEFVADNVVILRNVKDGERRRRTCEILKFRGAFHQKGEFPFAILPGSGIQVIPLSAIELRQSSSELRIPSGSADLDEMCGGGFFRDSIVLVSGATGTGKTLMCTHFLNGGLLAGERCLLFAFEESRQQLFRNASGWGVDFKTAEESGRLRVVCDYPEVASIEDHMITIKQIIEDFKPDRLAIDSLSAIERISSDRGFREFVIGLTSFIKHGEIATLFTSNTPTLMGGSSVTETHISSITDSIILLRYVETFGEISRGVMVLKMRGSFHDKEIREFNIDGKGMHIGRPFRNMTGILAGNPHHVTTSEADRLEGLFTEGPR; from the coding sequence ATGAAGCAACCTTCCGCCAACGAAATCGAAAAGCAATCGACGGGTATCCCCGGCTTCGACCTGATCGCGTATGGTGGTTTGCCCAAGGGACGCACGACCTTGCTCGTCGGCACGGCCGGCAGTGCGAAGACGATTTTTTCCGTGCAATTCCTGGCCGCCGGCATTGAGCAGTTCGGCCAAGGGGCCGTGTTTGTCACCTTCGAGGAAATGCTCGACGACATCAGGCACAATGTGGCCGGCTTCGGCTGGAACATCGAGCGCTGGGAGGCAGAGGGTAACTGGGCCTTCGTCGATGCCGCCCCGCGTCCGCTGGACGATGGCGAGATTGTCGGCGCCTTCGACCTCGGTGCCCTTTTGGCCCGGATCGAGCATGCCGTGCGCACCACCAATGCCAAGCGGGTGGTGCTTGATTCCTTGGGGGCGGTGTTTATCCGCCTGGGCGAGGCCTCGACTTTGCGCAACGAGCTTTTGCGCATCTCGGCCGCCCTCAAGGTCATGGGCGTGACGACCATCATGACCGCCGAGCGCGAAAGCGACGAAGGACCGTTGACCCGTCAGGGCATTGAGGAATTCGTGGCGGACAACGTGGTCATTTTGCGCAATGTCAAGGATGGCGAACGCCGACGCCGTACGTGCGAAATTCTCAAATTCAGAGGGGCGTTTCACCAAAAGGGCGAGTTCCCCTTTGCCATCTTGCCGGGCTCGGGCATTCAGGTGATCCCGCTCTCGGCGATCGAGCTGCGCCAGAGTTCGTCGGAGCTGCGCATTCCTTCTGGCTCGGCCGATCTCGACGAAATGTGCGGCGGCGGTTTTTTCCGGGACTCCATCGTTCTGGTTTCGGGCGCCACCGGGACCGGCAAGACCCTGATGTGTACCCACTTCCTGAATGGCGGCCTGTTGGCCGGCGAGCGCTGCTTGCTGTTCGCTTTTGAGGAAAGCCGCCAGCAGTTGTTCCGTAATGCGAGCGGCTGGGGGGTTGACTTCAAGACCGCCGAGGAATCGGGGCGCCTGCGCGTGGTCTGCGATTACCCCGAAGTGGCCTCCATTGAAGACCACATGATCACGATCAAGCAGATCATCGAGGACTTCAAGCCAGACCGTCTGGCGATCGACAGCCTCTCGGCCATCGAGCGCATTTCCTCGGATCGGGGCTTTCGCGAGTTTGTCATCGGGCTCACCTCGTTTATCAAACATGGTGAGATCGCGACCTTGTTCACCTCCAACACCCCGACCCTGATGGGTGGGTCGTCGGTGACCGAGACCCATATCTCGTCGATCACCGACAGCATTATTCTGCTGCGCTATGTCGAAACCTTCGGCGAGATCAGCCGTGGCGTCATGGTGCTCAAGATGCGCGGCTCGTTCCACGACAAGGAAATTCGCGAGTTCAACATCGACGGCAAGGGGATGCACATCGGCCGGCCCTTCCGTAACATGACGGGCATCCTGGCGGGCAACCCTCACCACGTCACAACGTCGGAAGCCGATCGGCTTGAGGGGCTGTTTACCGAGGGGCCGCGGTAA
- a CDS encoding circadian clock KaiB family protein produces the protein MTEPIRLTLYICGETIRSQNALRALDRIRMTLGQACEARVVDVVLNPAEAELVRILATPTLVRDYPLPTRRVVGDLDDLDQVRRILSLPSVPS, from the coding sequence ATGACCGAACCTATTCGTCTGACCCTTTATATCTGTGGCGAGACCATCCGGTCCCAAAACGCCCTGCGCGCCCTGGACCGGATCCGGATGACCTTGGGCCAAGCGTGCGAGGCCCGGGTCGTTGATGTGGTGCTCAATCCCGCCGAAGCCGAGCTGGTCCGTATCCTGGCCACCCCCACCTTGGTTCGCGACTATCCGCTGCCCACGCGGCGGGTCGTTGGAGACCTGGACGATCTCGACCAGGTCCGCCGAATCCTCAGCCTTCCTTCCGTCCCTTCCTGA
- a CDS encoding J domain-containing protein: MKDPYTVLGVARTATQDEIKNAYRKLARSMHPDVNPEDPRAEERFKEVSSAYALLGDPARRTRYDKGEIDAQGNERGARTHSSRGYNSRWTGGARSEGFGFESAFGEEDVFSDVFRRSSRGSGASSGAGAGIRPQRGQDAQYRLKVTFEEAALGCTKRITLTNRKTLDVRIPPGWEDGRTLRLKGQGAAGIAGGPAGDALVEIGVREHPVFRREGRNVIADIPVTLREAVLGARITVPTLEGKAVVTVPEDSNTGTLLRLRGKGIPADDAVRGDLLVRLSITLPDPSDPRLKAMVRKLKDPDADPREKAGLI; encoded by the coding sequence ATGAAAGATCCCTATACCGTGCTGGGGGTGGCGCGCACCGCCACCCAGGACGAGATCAAAAACGCCTATCGCAAGCTAGCCCGGAGCATGCATCCCGACGTCAATCCCGAGGATCCCCGGGCCGAGGAGCGTTTCAAAGAGGTCTCCTCGGCCTATGCCCTCTTGGGGGATCCGGCCCGCCGGACCCGCTATGACAAGGGGGAAATTGATGCCCAAGGCAACGAGCGGGGGGCTCGGACCCACAGCAGCCGGGGCTATAATTCGCGTTGGACGGGCGGTGCTCGGTCCGAGGGATTCGGCTTTGAGTCGGCGTTTGGCGAGGAAGACGTGTTTTCCGACGTGTTTCGCCGCTCAAGCCGAGGCAGTGGGGCCAGCAGTGGCGCCGGAGCGGGGATCCGGCCCCAGCGTGGCCAGGATGCCCAGTACCGGTTGAAGGTTACCTTCGAGGAGGCAGCCCTGGGGTGCACCAAACGCATCACCCTGACCAACCGCAAGACCTTGGATGTGCGCATTCCCCCGGGCTGGGAGGATGGTCGGACCTTGCGCTTGAAGGGGCAGGGGGCGGCCGGCATCGCCGGCGGACCAGCCGGGGACGCCTTGGTCGAGATCGGGGTGCGGGAACATCCGGTGTTCCGGCGCGAGGGGCGTAACGTCATCGCCGACATTCCCGTCACCTTGCGCGAGGCCGTCCTCGGCGCGCGCATCACCGTCCCTACCTTGGAGGGCAAGGCGGTGGTCACCGTGCCCGAGGACTCCAACACAGGCACGCTCCTGCGGCTGCGAGGCAAGGGGATTCCGGCCGATGACGCGGTGCGTGGTGACTTATTGGTGCGTCTGTCCATCACGTTGCCCGATCCCTCCGACCCCCGGTTGAAGGCGATGGTGCGCAAGCTCAAGGACCCGGATGCCGACCCGAGGGAGAAGGCGGGTCTCATTTGA
- a CDS encoding cation diffusion facilitator family transporter: MRRASLASVGVAAILVVAKLAAWLVTGSVAVLSTLIDSLLDGAASLVTLFAVRQALTPADEDHRFGHGKAEPLAGLGQSAFIAGSGALLLIQAISRLLAPEPVRDGAIGIAVMVLSIALTLALVSFQRYVVRQTDSVAIGADSLHYTGDLLANLAVIGSLTVGMLVDLPLLDPLLGMGIAAYLMVNAWHIGLESIDLLMDKELPAQDRERIIATCLEHPEVRDVHDLRTRRSGPLSFIQLHLELDPNQTLLAAHTIAVDVEDRLRALYPQADVLIHQDPAGLQEGNHPPLAYQDASLTQDRAPKK, encoded by the coding sequence ATGCGCCGGGCCAGCTTGGCCTCGGTCGGTGTGGCCGCGATTTTGGTCGTGGCCAAGTTGGCCGCTTGGCTCGTCACCGGGTCGGTGGCCGTGCTGTCCACCTTGATCGACAGCCTGCTTGATGGCGCCGCCTCCCTTGTGACCCTTTTTGCCGTGCGCCAAGCCCTCACCCCGGCCGACGAGGATCACCGCTTCGGCCATGGCAAGGCCGAGCCCCTGGCTGGATTGGGTCAATCCGCCTTCATTGCGGGATCCGGGGCCTTGCTGCTAATCCAGGCGATTAGCCGCCTGCTCGCCCCCGAACCGGTGCGCGATGGGGCCATCGGGATCGCCGTCATGGTCCTCTCCATCGCCCTGACCCTGGCTTTGGTAAGTTTTCAGCGTTATGTGGTCCGCCAGACCGACTCGGTGGCCATCGGCGCCGACAGCTTGCATTACACCGGCGACCTCCTGGCCAACCTTGCCGTCATCGGCTCGCTGACCGTGGGCATGCTGGTAGACCTGCCGCTGCTCGACCCCTTACTCGGCATGGGCATCGCCGCCTATCTGATGGTCAATGCGTGGCACATCGGCCTGGAAAGCATCGACCTGCTCATGGACAAAGAGCTGCCGGCCCAGGACCGGGAGCGGATCATTGCCACCTGCTTGGAACACCCCGAGGTCCGGGATGTCCATGACCTGCGCACCCGCCGCTCTGGCCCGCTCTCCTTTATCCAGCTCCACCTGGAACTGGACCCCAACCAAACCCTGCTCGCCGCCCATACCATCGCCGTGGACGTCGAGGACCGCCTGCGCGCCCTCTATCCCCAGGCGGATGTCTTGATCCACCAGGACCCGGCCGGCCTCCAGGAAGGAAATCACCCCCCGCTGGCCTATCAAGACGCCTCCTTGACGCAGGACAGGGCGCCAAAAAAATGA
- a CDS encoding methyl-accepting chemotaxis sensory transducer, producing MNQIPSLPALSGSSSSWSNQEDEARTWSRRIEQIEASLDALREPCEQSFLALGEALSSAHKTARAMGDSAAVLTDALTSRGLTDQARALELDLHVLDQALAAARTETGLQTIDDAAQAIGGSVQTLGKLLVQVRMLAMNARIEAAQLSGLGMDFTVFTREIGRLAQRGEQSIGIIVGTLRTLRDVLSQALNLQGALGDQHRLDLEGIKRRLHSAMNTLQQRQEAARRTLGSLPTHLDQAHRSVSEVVSALQIADMTRQRVEHVDEALATVLGVLNTQGSDQDMGGTRRHIMVNALCDLQARQLTVIRDDFEAKARIIETNLRALGTGVQGLREGVTRLHATSTEDRTDFLDTLANDLKTALSILERYRSARRETEDSMGTVVSMTSEIAEAVTAINEIDAEMHLIGLNASIKCGNLGSRGRVLTVIASELQAFARQTRALALEIGSRLDRIAACSSDLGRQNAGTDSGKLDDLDQAIQTFLDTLDRLTGESSERLNEVRAQTETLERSLNVTLTNFTIRKRMTEVFTTAARELGAIAQACRPDLTGPALDDARREVLEFLHKHYTMVDEREVHEAMFGGTPRAAAAVTPSKAATTDISDLLF from the coding sequence ATGAACCAGATACCGTCTCTCCCCGCCCTCTCCGGGTCCTCGTCCTCCTGGTCAAACCAGGAGGACGAGGCGCGCACCTGGTCGCGGCGCATTGAGCAGATCGAGGCCAGTCTGGACGCCTTGCGCGAGCCGTGCGAACAGAGCTTTCTGGCGCTGGGCGAGGCCCTGAGTTCGGCCCACAAGACCGCCCGCGCCATGGGCGACAGCGCCGCCGTCCTCACCGACGCCCTGACCTCACGGGGCCTGACCGATCAGGCCCGCGCCCTGGAGCTTGACTTGCACGTGCTGGATCAGGCGTTGGCCGCGGCGCGTACCGAAACCGGTCTGCAAACCATCGACGACGCTGCCCAGGCCATTGGCGGCTCGGTCCAGACCTTGGGCAAGCTGCTGGTCCAGGTTCGCATGCTGGCCATGAACGCCCGTATCGAGGCGGCGCAGTTATCCGGCCTGGGGATGGATTTCACGGTCTTCACCCGAGAGATCGGTCGTCTTGCCCAACGGGGTGAACAGAGCATAGGCATTATTGTCGGAACCTTGCGCACCCTGAGGGATGTTTTGTCCCAGGCTCTCAACTTGCAAGGCGCTTTGGGCGACCAACATCGCCTGGACCTTGAGGGTATCAAGCGCCGGCTCCATAGCGCCATGAACACCTTGCAGCAGCGCCAGGAGGCGGCACGGCGCACCCTGGGGAGCTTGCCCACTCACCTCGACCAAGCCCACCGGTCGGTCTCCGAGGTGGTGAGCGCGTTGCAGATTGCCGACATGACCCGTCAACGCGTCGAGCATGTGGACGAGGCTCTGGCCACCGTCCTTGGGGTCCTCAACACTCAGGGCAGCGACCAGGACATGGGGGGGACCCGGCGTCACATCATGGTCAACGCCCTGTGCGACCTGCAAGCCCGCCAGCTTACGGTGATCCGGGATGACTTCGAGGCCAAGGCTCGCATCATCGAGACCAATTTGCGCGCGCTGGGGACCGGGGTCCAGGGGCTGCGCGAGGGGGTAACCCGCCTACATGCCACCAGTACCGAGGACAGGACCGACTTCCTGGACACCCTGGCCAACGACCTCAAGACCGCTCTGTCCATCCTGGAGCGCTATCGCAGCGCCCGGCGCGAAACTGAGGACAGCATGGGCACCGTCGTTTCCATGACCAGCGAGATTGCCGAGGCCGTCACGGCCATCAACGAGATTGATGCCGAAATGCACTTGATCGGCCTTAACGCCTCGATCAAGTGCGGCAATCTGGGAAGCCGGGGCCGGGTTCTTACGGTGATCGCCAGCGAACTCCAGGCCTTTGCCCGTCAAACCCGCGCTTTGGCCCTGGAGATCGGCTCTCGCCTCGATCGGATTGCCGCGTGTTCCTCGGACCTGGGCCGCCAGAACGCCGGCACCGACTCTGGCAAGCTTGATGACCTTGACCAAGCGATCCAGACCTTCCTCGATACCCTGGATCGCCTCACCGGCGAAAGCAGCGAGCGTCTCAATGAGGTCCGGGCGCAAACCGAAACCCTGGAGCGTTCGCTGAATGTCACCTTGACCAATTTCACCATCCGCAAGCGCATGACCGAGGTTTTCACAACGGCCGCCCGCGAGCTTGGGGCCATCGCCCAGGCCTGTCGCCCGGATTTGACCGGCCCCGCCCTGGACGACGCCCGCCGCGAGGTTCTGGAGTTCCTACACAAGCACTATACTATGGTGGACGAGCGCGAGGTTCACGAGGCCATGTTTGGGGGAACCCCGCGTGCTGCGGCCGCCGTGACTCCGTCCAAGGCGGCCACAACCGATATTTCCGACTTGTTGTTTTGA